The Enterobacter asburiae genomic sequence TTTCGAAACCTATTCGCCTCTTCACGTGCAGTCTCAATGGTAAACAATATTATCCCCTGATTTAGCATACGAGTGTTTGTAAGCATACGTACCAATGGCAGGCTCCTTAGGATTTATTCAGCGTAGTATGAGTCAATGCTGTCCGGTCGAATCATACGTGAAGCCTAGGGAGTTAGACTTTATATAACTGGATTGCGCCATTACCGCACACTCCTGTTTTTCGCTTGTGTGGATTAAGAATTGGTCTTATCCAGTTAGCTTTAATGTTGTTAATTCAACGTCAGTGAGTCTGCCACTATCTGCCTTTTTCACAAAGTAAGCCCACCACTGCATCATCGGACGACGTTGCTCAAGGTAATCACTGCGGTTGTAAGCGCGACGAACCTCATTTTTGTCCACATGAGCCAGTGCTGCTTCAATGACATCAGGCGGAAATCCTTTCTCATTGAGTGCTGTACTGGCGATAGAACGTAAGCCGTGTGAAACGAGTACGCCTCCTAAGCCAGCACGCTTCAGTGCGGCATTAACTGTTTGGCTGTTCATTGGCTGGGTTGGTTTGATGCGACTGGGAAAGATAAATTCACGGCCACCACTGAGTGACTTCATCATTTCCAGAATAGAGAGAGCCTCATTGGATAGTGGAACCGTATGGTCCCGGTTCATCTTCATTCGAGCTGCAGGAATTTTCCATTCGCTAGCATTGAAATCGATCTCATCCCATCGAGCCTCAGCAGCTTCGGCAGGGCGGGTAATGGTGAGAAGCTGCCACATGAACAAGCACCGCGTTGACACACTGATACTTGCTGTACGCATTGTTTGCATTAACTGTGGAAGCTGATCCGGACGGATACTCGGCATGTTTTTCTTTTGCGGTTTCTCGAACGCTTTTCCGATATTTACACTGGGAACTGCATCAATCAGGCCTGTGTTCTGCGCATAAATCATGACTTCGTTAATACGCTGACAAAGGCGTCGGACTGTCTCTAATGCACCTCTGGCCTGGACCGGCTGCACTGCTTTAACCAGAGTATGGGCCTTAATCTCAGTGACACTGATATCACCGATTGCTGGAAAAATATCTCTCTCAAGTGAGCGCCAGATATCGTCGGCATAGCCTTCTGTTACGCTGGCTTTCTTCACATTCCACCAACGCTGGGCAACTAGCAAGAAAGTGTTGGTTTTAGCCTCTTGAGAATTTCTTACCTGTTCTTTCTGATGTTCCTGAGGATCAATGTCTTTCGCCAACAAAACTCGAGATTCAGCTCTGAGTTTACGCGCATCAGAAAGGGATATGGCAGGGTATGCACCGAAGCTCTGTTTGGTTCGCTGCTTGGTCAGAGGCCGATAGTAACGGAACTGCCAGAGCTTACTACCACTGGACTTGATTAATAGAGTAAGCCCGTCACCATCATACAGCTGGTAATCGGTAGCTTTAGGTTTGGCGGCTTTGATTTCCGTATCGGTTAACGGCTTGGTTTTTCTTGCCATGGGGGAGTCTCCATGCGTTTAGGCCCAACGAAAACAATAGAGCTTTTCGTTGGGCCTATCAATGGGCCTAAAAGGTTCGGATTTAATTAGTTCTCTTCGGACTTCGCGGGACAAATTGAAGGCACAAAAAAGCCCGCAGGGCTTGTGCCGTGCGGGCTCTTAGGACTTCATCGGATGACTCTGGTAATCACCGATGGAGAATTTTGGTGGAGCTGGCGGGAGTTGAACCCGCGTCCGAAATTTCTACATCCTCGGTACTACATG encodes the following:
- a CDS encoding integrase — encoded protein: MARKTKPLTDTEIKAAKPKATDYQLYDGDGLTLLIKSSGSKLWQFRYYRPLTKQRTKQSFGAYPAISLSDARKLRAESRVLLAKDIDPQEHQKEQVRNSQEAKTNTFLLVAQRWWNVKKASVTEGYADDIWRSLERDIFPAIGDISVTEIKAHTLVKAVQPVQARGALETVRRLCQRINEVMIYAQNTGLIDAVPSVNIGKAFEKPQKKNMPSIRPDQLPQLMQTMRTASISVSTRCLFMWQLLTITRPAEAAEARWDEIDFNASEWKIPAARMKMNRDHTVPLSNEALSILEMMKSLSGGREFIFPSRIKPTQPMNSQTVNAALKRAGLGGVLVSHGLRSIASTALNEKGFPPDVIEAALAHVDKNEVRRAYNRSDYLEQRRPMMQWWAYFVKKADSGRLTDVELTTLKLTG